One Methylophaga marina DNA window includes the following coding sequences:
- a CDS encoding efflux RND transporter permease subunit, with amino-acid sequence MEDDMPYGQEQLIYRIKGQGDVLGLTVENVGRQLRAAFDGQLVQIFQDGDDEVEVRIMLPDAERNTLATLENFMLRLPNGGSAPLSSVVEFESRRGFDVLRHTDTQLAIHITATVDAVVNNNNAILNDMKASFLPALSSKYGVKIAYEGRAEEQAETMTDMAQGTLLAFVMIYLVLAWVFSSYGWPLVVMAAIPFGLIGALIGHWLLGIDLTILSLFGIFGLSGIVVNDSIILVTFFKQLRESGLATHQAIIEASTQRLRAVLLTSLTTIAGLTPLLFETSLQAQFLIPMAVSMSFGLMFSTVLVLLVIPAMLAVYEQMADKFLPKRTQTVTI; translated from the coding sequence ATTGAAGATGATATGCCCTATGGTCAGGAACAGTTAATCTATCGCATCAAAGGGCAAGGCGATGTGCTGGGATTGACTGTTGAAAATGTGGGACGTCAATTACGAGCAGCATTTGATGGTCAGTTAGTTCAGATATTTCAGGATGGTGATGATGAAGTAGAAGTGCGCATTATGCTACCTGATGCAGAACGCAATACGCTAGCGACATTAGAAAATTTTATGCTCAGATTGCCTAACGGTGGCAGTGCACCGTTATCCAGTGTGGTTGAGTTTGAGTCGCGTCGGGGTTTTGATGTACTCAGACATACCGATACCCAACTAGCCATACATATCACGGCGACCGTTGATGCTGTGGTGAATAATAATAATGCCATTCTAAATGATATGAAAGCTTCGTTTTTACCGGCCTTATCCTCTAAGTATGGGGTGAAAATAGCGTACGAAGGTCGTGCCGAAGAACAAGCAGAGACCATGACTGATATGGCCCAAGGCACGTTGCTGGCTTTTGTGATGATTTACCTGGTGCTGGCTTGGGTCTTTTCCTCTTACGGCTGGCCATTGGTTGTCATGGCAGCCATTCCATTTGGTCTTATCGGTGCTTTAATCGGTCATTGGTTATTGGGTATTGATCTGACCATTTTGTCTTTGTTTGGTATTTTTGGTCTGTCAGGCATTGTGGTGAATGATTCCATCATTCTGGTGACGTTTTTCAAACAATTGAGAGAGTCTGGCCTTGCGACACATCAAGCCATTATCGAAGCGTCTACACAACGACTTCGCGCGGTATTATTGACTTCACTGACCACCATTGCCGGATTGACACCATTATTATTTGAAACCTCGTTACAGGCACAATTTCTCATTCCAATGGCTGTATCTATGTCATTTGGTTTGATGTTTTCAACAGTATTAGTGTTATTGGTCATACCTGCGATGCTGGCTGTTTATGAGCAGATGGCAGATAAGTTTCTACCGAAGCGAACACAAACAGTGACAATTTGA
- a CDS encoding TolC family protein, whose product MDLPLWLPGQKQQQQALSAKIAAELPAYQQALKLEASGEVRQQIWQVKLAEAQLEQAKLTWETAKKLQNDVESRVKAGDLASTERLLAGSNTLEAHSKMVNAASLLQQRLKIYQLITGENTLPKQVEETVITPSEDVQQHPQLQLQDQLIARLQAQMGLAQYDGAVNPSLSVGVRRERGDRAEDYTNSLGIGFSMALDDKAYRQPAIAQASAELADAQVTRQSLWRDLKTRQVAAHEELNSSRQQLDLITEQNKTTQQYYQLQKRAFDLGEINLIDLLRSQALANDNESRKRLLEVQIKQQISKLNQSHGIILSNN is encoded by the coding sequence GTGGACTTACCGCTTTGGTTACCCGGCCAAAAACAACAGCAACAAGCATTGTCAGCAAAAATAGCGGCTGAACTTCCTGCCTATCAGCAAGCATTGAAACTGGAAGCCTCGGGTGAAGTGAGGCAGCAAATCTGGCAAGTAAAATTAGCTGAAGCGCAGTTAGAACAAGCGAAACTGACTTGGGAAACCGCGAAAAAGTTACAAAACGATGTGGAGTCCCGGGTAAAAGCGGGGGATCTTGCTTCAACTGAACGACTACTGGCAGGCAGTAACACGCTGGAAGCACATAGCAAAATGGTCAATGCAGCATCGTTGCTTCAACAACGGTTGAAAATTTATCAACTGATTACCGGTGAAAACACCCTGCCAAAACAGGTCGAAGAAACCGTCATCACCCCTTCCGAAGACGTACAACAACATCCACAGTTGCAGTTACAGGATCAGTTGATAGCCAGATTACAGGCACAAATGGGACTGGCACAATATGACGGTGCAGTAAATCCTAGCCTGTCTGTTGGCGTCAGACGAGAACGGGGTGATAGAGCGGAAGACTATACCAATAGCTTGGGTATCGGGTTTAGCATGGCGTTGGATGATAAGGCATACAGGCAGCCTGCCATCGCTCAAGCCTCAGCCGAACTAGCTGATGCTCAGGTGACACGTCAATCATTATGGCGTGATCTAAAAACACGACAAGTCGCTGCTCATGAAGAATTAAACAGTAGTCGGCAGCAGCTGGATTTGATCACGGAACAAAATAAAACTACCCAGCAGTATTATCAATTACAAAAGCGCGCCTTTGATTTAGGTGAAATTAATTTGATTGATTTATTGCGCAGTCAGGCGTTGGCTAATGATAATGAGAGCAGAAAGCGCCTGTTGGAAGTACAAATAAAGCAACAGATTTCTAAATTAAATCAATCGCATGGGATAATCCTGTCTAATAATTAA